Part of the Engraulis encrasicolus isolate BLACKSEA-1 chromosome 1, IST_EnEncr_1.0, whole genome shotgun sequence genome, CCAAAGACGGCAAGAAGGATGCCGGAGGGGCACCGCCCGCCGTGGCCTTCTCCGTGGACAACACCATCAAGCGGCCCAACCCGGCACAGGGCACGCGCAAGAAGTCCAGCAACGCCGAGGTGGGCCAGCTCAGCTCCTTttgatttcattatttatttattaatttgtttttttatttatttatcattttgtttttattgattatttcaataaagacgcttttgcacacctctggagttgggcaggtgcgtaggatgttatcccagccgggttgtcagtcaagtgaaaagaaatcccgcacactgtccattccaccaacaaactttaatacaacgtttcggtcatccgacctttacctgaagaaggtaggatgaccgaaacgttgtattaaagtttgttggtggaatggacagtgtgcgggatttcttttcacctTTTATtgattattaaaatgtaacatttgtgaatgggcagcatgaattctggaaatgaagtaCTTGAAAAATATTGCACACTGCACTTTTAACAAGTGCCTCGAAGAGAGCTTCTGGTGCCTGGGCctggttgcacaaaacaccttaagttttctcctttaagtgtgacccttaagggctcattttcccttagctaagggatctaCTTAAGGAGGTTGCACAGAATGCCTTAAGTCCTTCCCTGGACTTTCAGGTTGATATTTAGATAGTAGAtttttatatttttgaaaatCTATTCTTCCAGCTGATCAAAGTGCTGAACAAgtgtcgagaggagaggagaggagaggagaggagggctttcAAGTTGACATTTAGATCGCACATTTTAAACTTTTGAAATCTATTCCCTCCCAGGTGATCAAAGAGCTGAACAAGTGTCGCGAGGAGAGCTCCACGCGCCTGGACCTGTCCAAGCGCTCCATCCACGTGCTGCCCAGCGCCGTGAAGGAGCTCACCCAGCTGACCGAGCTGTACCTGTACAGCAACAAGCTCCAGAGCCTGCCGGCCGAGCTGGGCTGCCTGACCAACCTGGTGACGCTGGCGCTGAGCGAGAACTCGCTCACCAGCCTGCCCGACTCGCTGGACGGCCTGCGCAAGCTGCGCATGCTGGACCTGCGGCACAACAAGCTGCGGGAGATCCCGGCCGTGGTGTACCGCGTGGGCTCGCTGCGCACGCTCTACCTGCGCTTCAACCGCATCACCGCCGTGGAGAAGGAGATCAGCAACCTGGCCGAGCTCACCATGCTCAGCATCCGCGAGAACAAGATCAAGCAGCTGCCCGCCGAGATCGGTGAGTTACCTGGCGCTcagtggggaggagggaggacagagggagggagggagggagggagggggatgtAAGGTGTGGGGAAGTTGGGGTTAATGAGGGTGATTGAGGGAGTGATTTAGCGAGTGAGTAAGGGTGTTTGAGTGAGCGAGTATTGTGCAACTTGTCCAAGTTCACCATGCTCAGCATCCGCAAGAACAAGCTCAAGCAGCTGTTCGCGAGCTCTGTGAGTTGGCGCTGAGTGGATGGGTGAGCGAGTGATTTGGTGATTGAGTGAAAGGGtgattgattgagtgagtgagaagTTGATTTGTTGAGTGAGTAAGGACGATTTGGTGAGTGAGAGGATGCTTTGGTGAGTGAATAAGAGTGATAGAGTGGTAATTGAGTGTGAGTAGTGAGCAGCAACCTGTTCAAATTCAGTCAGTCGGCATCCACGAGAACAAgctcgagtgagtgagtgagtgagtgagtgagtgagtgagtgagtgagtgagtgagggagggagggagggagggagggagtgagtgagtgagggtgatttggtgagtgagtgagtgagtaagggtGATGGAGTGGGTAATTGAGTGTGAGTAGTGAGCAACCTGTCCAAGTTCACCATGCTCAGTCAGCATCCACGATAACAAGCTCAAACAGCTGCCTGCAGAGatcggtgagtgagtgagtgagtgagtgagtgagtgagtgagtgagtgagtgagtgagtgagtgagtgagtgagtgagtgagtgagtgagtgagtgagtgagtgagtgagtgagtgagtgagtgagcgagcgagtgagcgagtttGAGGCAGCGAGTGAGTTTGAGGCAGTGAGCGAGGGAgcatgagtgagtgggtgagtttgaggcagtgagtgagtgggtCTCACTCTCAGGCATTAGTGAGTATTTACTGagtgagagagaataaaagagtgaGCAGCCTGGCCAAGTTCATTATGCTCACACAATCCCCAGGCCCAGGACCAAGCAGCTGCCTGCAGATATCGGTGCGtgaggagtatagagaagggatgGAAGGAGTGgtgttgtgtgagagagatttgGCTTAGTGATGGTGATTTAGCGTGTGTGAGCAACCACAAGAGCAAGATAAAGCAGCTACGTGTACCTGCCATGATGTGTGAGTTACTGAAGTGGGAAGGGGCAGGTTAGAGAAACGGTGAAAGTGAATGAAGGGTGAAAGAACAAGACATCCACAACTTCAAGTGAATGAGGCAGTCAGTATATAAGTGATTGGTGGCCAAAGAAATGCTGAGGGCTAGAGTGAACGAAATACTGAGTGAAAGTTTTGGAGtaatggccctaccatggcgcaaatggtagggcactcgtttactaTGCGGCCGTTCAGAGTTCGATtaccggcctgggtcctttgccaaccctcccccctctctctctcccaactcacttcctgtcaccatctgcactgtactatcatgaataaagtcaaaaagaccaaaaaaatacctttaaaaaaaaagaaagttttgGAGTAAGGATCAATCCataggctccatgagccgccatctttgtgtacaAATGAAACATGGAGTTCAATGGGATTAGCTTAACTCTTACTTCCACTCTGGCTCTGGATAGTGCGTGAGATTGTTTGAGGTGTTGGTGAGGGTGAATTGAATTCTTTCATTCCttcatttattctttctttcattgGCTAAGACAGTAAGGGAATGAAAgaatgtgagagtgagtgtgagttgatgagagaaagagagacagagagagcgagaaagcgggagagagagagagagagcgagagagagagacatagagagagagagtgagagaaaggaagagtgtgtgtgttggtgcgcttCTTTTGCTTAGCTCTCCGCCTTCAATCTTCATACTCCTACACAACTCCACTGGGCCCCTCTgcagttctctctttctccctctccctctctctctgtctctctttctctctcgctctctttctctctctctccctccctttctctctctctctctctctctctctctccctccctttctctctctctctctctctctctctctctctctctctctctctctctctctccctctctctctctctttctctctttctctctccctccctccctccctctctgtctctgtctctgtctctctttctctctcgttctcccactctctcactctctctcctaaATGCTGATTCTGTGCTCTTCTGATGGATAAGCAATACAACTGAATTGACCTCTATGCATTTCTCTTTAAGGACTGGTCTATACCAGACTATTGAGGTTGAGGAGGTGGGAAAGAGCTGATTAAAGTTCTTACTGGAGGGTGTGTGTAtggcagccgacagggggggacaaaggagacagttgtcccgggcccattaatagaaggggcccagaatttggttctcattgcactgtatgtatcgggtggggggccttttcagatgattcagccaaagctgtcagcgtccctgggtgtgtgtgtgtgtgtgtgtgtgtgtgtgtgtgtgtgtgtgtgtgtgtgtgtgtgtgtgtgtgtgtgtgtgtgtgtgtgtgtgtgtgtgtgtgtgtgtgggtatgtgtgtgcagtgcactgcacGCGTAGGCATTTCGCTGTTAGAAATATGTATGTAAAGGGGAATTGGGTTTGACCTCAGAAAGCAGAATGAAAATGAGGAACAACGGCACAAGCGTACTGAAGTCTGTGCTGAACAGAAGAATAAGAGATGAACAATGACCAGCTAGCTATCCAgcctcagcatgcatgtattgtcttgtcttgttttgtcctgttttgtcaagtattgtccaatgtctgtgagaatgaccgaAGCCACActaaagacaattttctgtttcatgtgtaacagaccaTGACGTTTtcgtatcttatcttatcttatatctTATCTTATCAGGACATCAATTTCTCAAGGAATCTTGCTTTGTTGTGCTGGGGTAAAGCtatatctgtatgtgtatttagTTTTTCTGTTTCAGGGCCTTCATTGATTGGAGAGTatcctcgtttacatgagacattcaattcagaattaactcgatttaattctgaacaaaatttaattctgctttgaaaacatcatgtaaacacttcggAATTAAACACAATTTGGAATTCAATGGaagcgcaatgtaatgtaatgtaagtagtagagtagtattaaagaaagaagaaagcccgattgggaaactccaactccctttgtcattgtgacacagcactccacagcacacaagttttcactggacactgcacacaacaaaattgcattttatgcctcatctgtgcaagggggcagaccccaatagtgcccaaagggagcagtgcggtggggcggtaccatgctcagggtacctcagtcatgtaggaggatgggggagagcactggttaattactccccccaccaacctggcgggtcgggagttgaaccgtcaacctttgggctacaagtcagacgccctaaccgcttacccatgactgctatgtaatgttatgtaagtagtggagtagtagtagagtagtggtAGAGCAGTGTTTTTACACACCAGTGCTGCGGAAAGataacgcgtgcgtgcgtgcgtgcgtgtgtgcgtgcatgtgcctgtttaCGTTTCCGCAGGGGAGCTGTGTAACCACATCACGCTGGACGTAGTGGAGTAGTGGTATTTCAGTAAggataacttgtgtgtgtgtgtgtgtgtgcgtgtgtgtgtttccgcgtTTCCGCAGGGGAGCTGTGTAACCTCATCACGCTGGACGTCGCCCATAACCAGTTGGAGCACCTCCCCCAGGAGATTGGGAACTGCACACAGATCACTAACCTTGACCTACAGCACAACGAGCTACTGGACCTCCCCGAGACAATAGGTGAGCAGTAGTGACCTCTGACTTAGTTGATTTAATCCTCTTTGTCGCTTCTGGAGCATAAGGCTTCTGTTAGACGTCGCCATCTGCTGCGGTCTCTAGCGATGATCTGCGCCTCGTGCCATGAGGTATTGGCATGCTCTAGGTcctttttgtctcctctcctccacaacaGTTTGGGTCTGCCCCTCCTTCTCTTGCCCGTGCGGTTCCAGTCTAACACTGCTCTAGTGATGGATGCTCCAGTGACCTCTGTGACCGAATGACCTCTGACCTCTCTGCATTTGATGCAACAGAACACAACTGCGTCCTACAGTTGTAGGTCTACTCTGTCGCTTATGTTGATTGTTTGTATGCATCAacaacagtgatgggcaaaaagacttaggagctgtttccacgtagtaggatatttttaaaatccagatattaaAAAAAGCAGGCTATAAAAAATATCCTAttaagggggctaaaacgcatctgttacaatggagtatttattaTGCACATGTTGGTTggtacacctaaacaggagaaaaacatagcaggctttaaaaaatgccaggctatgtggaaacagcaccttagttatacctgtccaattcagccaggtgattggctggttgagtgATCATCTGTTTGAACTAACTGTACAGGTAAAAACaatgtaatttggaatatgtggccctagattgtaactttGAGCATGAAAATGTTGTACTCGCCAAGTTGAACTCtgacactgtcacctttttttttaaatgattgctTTCTTGTTTCCTGATTCAACTGAATTGAAAGTGCTTTTTTCGTTCTCTTTGTGTCGTTCCAGGCAATCTGTCGAGCATAAATCGCTTAGGCTTGCGGTACAATAGGCTGTCAGCAATTCCCAGGTCGTTGGCCATGTGCAGAGAGCTGGAGGAACTCAATCTAGAAAACAACAACATCTCAGTGTTACCAgaggtgagtgagtcagtgagtgtgcTCGTCAGATATTGGCAGTGAGCTTTGGGTGCCACTACATAAATCCATTTAGATGGTATCAGATGCTTCTAAAAGATAAGGGAAGAAGGATGCGTATTCACATTAAGGTTCAGACTTGAGAAAGATTACTGCATCAAGTAGCCACACACTCCACTTTGCTTCTTTCTGCATTACTGTGCAAAAGCGATCTGAGCTaccggagcgacggaagtcattatttctctatggatgaTCGGCTAATAAAGCGACCTAAGCAAAGTTGCCGATAGAGCGAAACGACCTgggcgaccagggcgaatttcaGTGATTgaaagtcagctaatattatggtaggCCTAAagagctatgacgctgttcggcaaaaaacaattggaatgttcatatccacgactgtcccaggctgacaagccagagccgttatgtggtTAGTGAAGTCAATTTCCCATCCAGAGCAACTAAAGCGAATTTAGACTTAACTTCTTAAATGATATCGGCTACTCTGTAGCTAAGGTCGtttttggtgtacacacacagtaaatgtactGTAAGTAAGAGGGAAGCATCAGGCGAGTGCTACTAACTGCCCAATCATACAACTCAATTTACGTAGATGATATCAGATTCTTCTAAAACATAACATTGAAATGAAGGTGCTTGCTCTGGAAGATTTCAGTTTTGGAGAATCTAGCCACATGCCCCACCCCACTCTGAAAGGAAGTCAGAGAGTGGCAGCCACATAAGGAGAGTGCTGCTCAGATGCTGCTAACCAGAGCCGCGGAATTCAGAGTTCTGACGAACAGGGGTACAGGAAGTCGATTGGTGACATATGATTCATGTGGCACTTTTGTTCGCTAGAGACTAAGACAGCATGTACATGACAAGCAAAGATGAAGTAGAAATggattacatttacctttaccgcactttctgtgttctacgcccacttcctggaactattagtggaactatgtcaatggcgatctatGTATCAAAGGCTCcattagctgacacttttgtgtaaaaaaaatggaACACTGAGGTCAATGGGATCAGTCTAACTCTTACATCCATGGCTCTGCTGCTAGATGTCCAGTCACACAGTAGGCGTGCCGCACAAACCCATTTAGACAGCATCGGATGCTTTTGGAAGATAAAGGAGGcactttgaaattaattaagcAGCTGCATGCTATGGAAGATTATGGTTTCGTAGGAAGTAGCTACACTCTCCACATTGCTCCTTTCTAATTCTCTGATATATGCTTTGGTGGACTTTTTGCCAAACTCACATCATGGATATCAGCTCACCATGATGCATCTGAGATAGCGTTTCTTACTGTGGGCGGTACAGGGCGTTGAAAAGCTCAGTTGTCATCGAGAGCcttacagtagggacacatagacgtgaatttggccaagcgaagcaaactttgccattcattcctatgagagaggcgaaggcaagcgaacaggagcgaagcaaagtCATTTTAATATAAGATTcattttatgcaaatgaggagcgaatttgcctgcggcggcccaatcaaatcaacaacataactattccattccatttgattcgccgcaacgacctgatgactgtTAAGCTGTcaatgaatttcgcctctcttcgcctcgctcacttcgcctgctatgtgtccctaccgttagtccaTGTGATTTTTTAAGGggtgggggcgttggcaggcttatgatgaggtcaagggggcgttgggaggctaatgatgaggtccaggggggcgtttgttcactGATCTAAGACGGGGCCTTTGAACCACTGGTCTAAGAGGATGCCACTCCAACCACCATTTAGACATCAGGTCAAAGTAGTCCAGGGCCTGTCATGGATCCTTATACATGTGGCATGAGAATTTGGTAGTCTAAAATTAGTACATGACTTTGACTTCAACTGTGCAGCTGTAAAATGTACAGACAAGCTGTGCGTTACTATCTATGCCACTTCTTGCCAGCTGGGAACGCACTTTAGTAGGGTCTGTGAGCTGAAAAAATAGTTTTGACTGAAAGGCACATTATATATAAAAAGGCAAATTAGAACAAAGCTAGAACAGAAATTAAATCTTAAAAAAATGTTACACAGCATGCCTCCCATACATGAAGCGATGTGTGAAGTGAAACATGCTTGTTTTCGCCAAACCTTCAAGACGCTGCATTGTTTTGCTGTTATCTCTGACACACAGTTTGTTTTCCTGATCTCTGAATACGTCGTACGTCCAAGCTGTTTTTCACAATGATCCTGGCACGGCTAGTCTTTGTGGTTTTTACCAGTAACCATCTTGCAAAAACATCTCGCCCTGTCAAAACCTAGCCTGCCTTCTCCGGATAAAGACAGTTGGCCTTGCATGCCCCATTTTTTGTCTGACGACTTGTCAGCAGACAGAGAAAAGATAATCGTGGTGGTGgaccccacacaccaaaaaagccTGGCAGTTTTCATGACCCCCTCCAAATTGTGGGCCagtgaaaatgcaaaaaaaacatatacaggATTAGCTCctggggactgttggcccaccaggacatgccctgtatgccagatgaccactcCAAGCCTCTCCCTGCATAGACCACACTGCCACACAACTTGTTTTGCTTTTTGAGTTTTTAATGAGGGAGaggtttttttcatagcaatatcAACCACAACCCTGGTGGCAGCAAGTGGTTTGATAGTGCCCTGGTTAGTTGTATTGCTTTAATGCTCCATGCAATATTGTGTGGTATAGCCTTCAGTCTAGCTCCATAGCCAATCTTAAGAGTTACGAGATGTTCCAGAgtgctgctttctttcttttctttcttttctttctttctttctttctttctttctttctttctttctttctttctttctttctttcttattaggGAAGTGCAGTAGATGGGGTATGAAATCAGGTGCGGGGGGAGCTGggtacatttaaagggacactgtttgagattttttgttgtttatttccagaattcatgctacccattcactaatattacctttttcatgaatacttaccaccaccatcaaattttaagtattcattatgactgaaaaagcaattttcatacatgaaaagggggatcttctccatggtccgccattttgaatttccagaaatagccatttttagctgcaaaaatgactgtacttgggccatactcgaaaataatagtttattatttcgtaaactttcatgaatcaaatttggcaataggcagcccagtttcaatgagcagcatagttgcagtaccttgtttgaccacttcctgcacactgtccctttaacatttactAGTACCGTGGTAAACCTTTTTTTTCTGCTTGGACCCCCTTATGGACCTATGAATACCTCAACCCCTCTCCCTTGTCATATTCATAATGTCAAACGTTGTTTGTTCATTGATATTGCTAAATTTTAATTTGAAATTCACCATAGGAAAAGAATGTACATTAAGTGTACAAGTCAGTATTTTTTTGTGGTGCCATAGACATGTATCCATGTGTATAGGTTTCATTGCCTTTCTCTCTGTGACCCCCTGCAAGTCCCtccgcgacccccagtttgggaaccgcgtTGCTCAGTAGATAGTCATAATCTtggtgatgttattggatgttaTTGTGTGGCCTTGGAGTGCAATCCACTGTGCGTCTGTGGTGATGTCATATCCTGTTATGGCCTCCCTTTATGCCCCTTTGCTCTAGTTCCCATCGGGCTCTTCCAGGAGCTGTAACCCCACTCTACGCAAGTTCCCAAAAGTGATCCAACCCATCTGTAGTTTGAAGGAGATATTATTATGAAAGACAATTTAGCCAGTTCTCTCAATTCTTCTGGCCCAGAAGGTTgaaggttcgagccccactctgcctgaccccatcgatgtgtccttgagtaagatacttaaccccaagttgctcctggtggtagggtggtaccctgcttggcagccactgccactgttgtgtgaatgtgaaagtgaatgggtgaatgtgagacatacaatgtgaagcgcttttgagtgctcaaaggagtggaaaggcactataaatgcagtccatttaccattgaccattgtcttcctctcctctcctctcctctcctcctgctctgtaGGGTCTGCTGTCCAGCCTGGTGAACCTGACCAGCCTGACGCTGGCCCGCAACTGTTTCCAGTCCTACCCGGTGGGTGGGCCCTCGCAGTTCTCCACCATCTACTCGCTCAACATGGAGCACAACCGCATCAACAAGATCCCCTTCGGCATCTTCTCCCGCGCCAAAGTGCTGAGCAAACTCAACATGAAGGTAggggtctgtgcgtgtgtgtgcgcgtgtgcgtgtgtgcgcgtgtgtggtggtGTGATTGTGTGGGAAGGTTTGGGTGTGTCTATTTTCAGTGGTgtggttggtatgtgtgtgtagagtaggcTGTGCGaatggtgtgtgtggttttaggggtgtgtgtgattgtgtgcgcgtgtgtatgaggTGGAGTGTATACAGTGTGGAGTGGTATGACAAGTTGTGGTACTGTAAAATGTCAACAAGGTTGCTTTAGACTCACAGAAACCCATTTAAGAAACCACACACaaccattaaaaaaataaatatatcatAAGTTTAGTAGCAAATAAATGATGGACTAATTGACTATAGCCCTAAATACACCCATCATGTGGCAGTGCACCATTAGTTGGtcaggggtacatttctcaaaaTTTCTCTTAACTACattagcttctttgttgtttgcaatgcaatttcccattgataaCTTCCCAAGTCGCTAGCTGGCTAGCaattatgcttttgagaaatgcaccccagagcagtaTGTGGATAATAGCTTAATAGTGAAGGACCATAAAGGGCACATTTTCAGGTTAAACCGACATATGCACTCAAACTATGTTTAGGTACCTAGATAATAGCAAATCCCTAACATTTGGTTATTGTTTGCTGTGGTCTCCATATAGGCTTCTGAGCTATTGAGCAATTTATTTGAATAAACAATCTAATGGCAAGAGCTATGAAACTAACATCATAAAGGAGGATCATAGACTAAAAGAACacataataaacaaataaatacagagAATGTTCAAACACAAGTAAATGGTTAGTGAAATAAATTGTATTCGGTAAGGTAATCAATGCACATTGACAATTGAGTGCGTTTTTATGCAATTCAGTATCTGAAATATGATCAGGATATTAAAGTATCGTGTATTTACatttgaacatataaacacccTTTTCCGACTTCAGATTTTGAGACTTCAGAAGTTCTCAGGCGGGCATCAAATGGGCATCACTgactgctgtactgtgtgtgcgcgtgcttgcgtgcgcgcatgtgtgtgtgtttcccaggaCAACCAGTTGACGTCGCTCCCTCTTGACTTCGGCACCTGGACGAGTATGGTGGAGCTGAACCTGGCCACCAATCAGCTCACCAAGATCCCAGAGGACATCGGCGGCCTCGTCTCGCTGGAGGTAAGATGACTGTTTGTTTTTACCATGtcataggccagtgattctcaaagtgtggtccggggaccactggtggtctgcgacagagctcaggtggtctgcaaggggatttctacttttccaagacgagctagcagtaggctatatttgtaacatatttACAAAGCTTAAAACTGAGtggtctgcatcgaaattagcatcgtcaaattagcacccctcaactgtcaattcagttgacaggtggtccctgaacatttttgggggggacaaagtggtcctcattctgaaaaagtttgagaaacactgtcataGGCAATACAACCTGCCTGGTGTGTACCTTaccttagggctgcacgattatgggaaaaatcataatcacgattattttggtcaaaatcgtaatcacgattattaatcacgattattgattttttgcagatatggtataaccaagaatgaattatatacgggatgagcaaaataaaatgaattgtaataattacgtgtatgtgaaggcaatagcataaaacttatgtggacagatttctggccagaaacaccagcctgtccgtATGTTCTGCCTTCAaagacgctctcaaaggtaggtcactattgccacgattaaatcaccattgaaatcacgacttcgatttcacgattttcgattattttcgattaattgtgctgTCCTACCTTACCTGCTGTCAAAAATTTACCCATTGGGAACATTAAAGTTT contains:
- the shoc2 gene encoding leucine-rich repeat protein SHOC-2, whose product is MSSTLGKDKDSKDKEKGLSSSGGGGKERDKEPGSKGGGGFGGGGGGGGNKESGGGGGGERGGGKTKGKDSKDGKKDAGGAPPAVAFSVDNTIKRPNPAQGTRKKSSNAEVIKELNKCREESSTRLDLSKRSIHVLPSAVKELTQLTELYLYSNKLQSLPAELGCLTNLVTLALSENSLTSLPDSLDGLRKLRMLDLRHNKLREIPAVVYRVGSLRTLYLRFNRITAVEKEISNLAELTMLSIRENKIKQLPAEIGELCNLITLDVAHNQLEHLPQEIGNCTQITNLDLQHNELLDLPETIGNLSSINRLGLRYNRLSAIPRSLAMCRELEELNLENNNISVLPEGLLSSLVNLTSLTLARNCFQSYPVGGPSQFSTIYSLNMEHNRINKIPFGIFSRAKVLSKLNMKDNQLTSLPLDFGTWTSMVELNLATNQLTKIPEDIGGLVSLEVLTLSNNLLKKLPIGIRNLHKLRELDLEENKLESLPNEIAYLKDLQKLVLTNNQLTTLPRGIGHLTNLTHLGLGENLLQHLPEEIGTLENLEELYLNDNPNLHSLPFELALCSKLSIMSIENCPLSHLPPQIVVGGPSFIIQFLKMQGPYRAMV